A stretch of the Mycobacterium sp. ITM-2016-00317 genome encodes the following:
- the ribD gene encoding bifunctional diaminohydroxyphosphoribosylaminopyrimidine deaminase/5-amino-6-(5-phosphoribosylamino)uracil reductase RibD — MNLDAAMAAAIEQAEKVKGRTYPNPPVGAVILDQDGAVAGVGATAPPGGPHAEVVALRRAGQRAAGGTAVVTLEPCNHFGRTPPCVDALLAAGVAEVAFGVADPNPVAAGGAARLAEAGVKVSAGVLSAAVAGGPLREWLHKQRTGLPHVTWKFATSVDGRSAAADGTSQWITSEAARADVHRRRAAADAIVVGTGTVFVDDPTLTARRPDGSLADHQPLRVVVGEREISPDAAVLNDDSRTMVIRTRDPLEVVKALSDRTDVLVEGGPTLAGAFLRAGAIDRILAYVAPILLGGPVTAVDDVGVLSIAQAQRWRFDGVTPVGPDVLLSLTPV, encoded by the coding sequence GTGAACCTCGACGCCGCGATGGCCGCGGCCATCGAGCAGGCCGAGAAGGTCAAGGGCAGGACCTATCCGAATCCTCCTGTGGGAGCGGTGATCCTGGACCAGGACGGTGCCGTCGCCGGGGTCGGCGCGACAGCGCCGCCGGGCGGCCCGCACGCCGAGGTGGTCGCGTTGCGCCGGGCCGGGCAACGCGCCGCCGGCGGCACCGCGGTGGTCACGCTGGAGCCCTGCAACCATTTCGGCCGCACCCCGCCGTGTGTCGACGCGCTGCTCGCGGCCGGAGTGGCCGAGGTGGCCTTCGGCGTCGCCGACCCGAACCCGGTGGCCGCGGGCGGGGCGGCGCGGCTGGCCGAGGCCGGTGTGAAGGTGAGCGCGGGGGTGCTGTCCGCCGCGGTCGCCGGCGGTCCGCTGCGTGAGTGGCTGCACAAACAGCGCACCGGATTGCCGCATGTCACATGGAAATTCGCCACCAGCGTGGACGGGCGCAGTGCGGCCGCCGACGGCACCAGCCAGTGGATCACCAGCGAGGCCGCCCGCGCGGACGTGCACCGCCGCCGGGCCGCCGCCGACGCGATCGTGGTGGGCACCGGGACGGTGTTCGTCGACGACCCGACGCTGACCGCGCGGCGACCCGACGGCAGTCTGGCCGACCACCAACCGTTGCGCGTCGTGGTCGGTGAGCGCGAGATCTCGCCTGACGCAGCGGTTCTCAACGACGACTCGCGGACGATGGTGATCCGCACCCGTGACCCGCTCGAGGTGGTCAAGGCGCTGTCGGACCGCACGGACGTGCTCGTCGAGGGCGGCCCCACCCTGGCCGGTGCGTTCTTGCGGGCCGGGGCGATCGACCGCATCCTGGCCTACGTGGCGCCGATCCTGCTCGGCGGCCCGGTCACCGCGGTCGACGATGTCGGCGTGCTCAGCATCGCCCAGGCGCAGCGCTGGCGCTTCGACGGCGTGACCCCGGTGGGCCCCGACGTGTTGCTCAGCCTCACCCCTGTGTAG
- a CDS encoding MFS transporter, with translation MHRTPIAETAGPSAGPGTTNRWMAISAGSLAVMLGALDTYVVISIIRDIMFDVGIAINEIQRVTPIITSYLLGYIAAMPLLGRASDKFGRKILIQASLATFAVGSVITALSTDLVMMVIGRAVLGVASGALLPVTLALAADLWVSRNRAAVLGGVGAAQELGSVLGPLYGVALVALFTHWQAVFWVNVPLAALAMLMIHFSLPGRAKDAPTEKVDVVGGLLLALALGLAVVGLYNQTPDGKQMLPSYGLPVLAAAAVAAVAFFVWEKFATTRLIEPAGVRFRPFLAGLGASLCAGAALMVTLVNIELFAQGVLRKEQSEAVFMLLWFLGALPVGALLGGWLATRIGDRIVAFAGLMIAAAGYWLISHWTIDVLTAHHDLGFVQLPTFDSDLAVAGLGLGLVIGPLTSATLRVVPAAQHGIASASVVVARMIGMLIGIAALSAWGLYRFSQFQAERLAAIPLPPNTSPTDMLVAQGKRVEQAMTEAYVLQYGEIFTITAVVCVVGAVLGLLIAGRNEHAEEPADEAQQRSSPRPIS, from the coding sequence ATGCACCGCACCCCCATCGCGGAGACCGCGGGCCCGTCGGCGGGCCCCGGCACCACCAATCGGTGGATGGCGATCAGCGCGGGCAGCCTGGCGGTGATGCTCGGCGCGCTCGACACCTACGTCGTCATCTCGATCATCCGAGACATCATGTTCGACGTCGGCATCGCGATCAACGAGATCCAACGGGTCACGCCGATCATCACGAGTTACCTGCTGGGCTACATCGCGGCGATGCCGCTGCTGGGCCGTGCGTCGGACAAGTTCGGGCGCAAGATCCTGATCCAGGCCAGCCTGGCCACCTTCGCCGTCGGCTCGGTCATCACCGCACTGTCCACCGACCTCGTGATGATGGTCATCGGCCGTGCTGTCCTGGGCGTGGCCAGCGGCGCCCTGCTGCCCGTCACCCTGGCCCTGGCGGCGGACCTGTGGGTCAGCCGCAACCGTGCCGCGGTCCTCGGCGGGGTCGGCGCCGCCCAGGAACTCGGCAGCGTGCTCGGCCCGCTCTACGGCGTCGCGCTGGTCGCGCTGTTCACCCACTGGCAGGCGGTGTTCTGGGTCAACGTGCCGTTGGCGGCGCTCGCGATGCTGATGATCCACTTCAGCCTGCCCGGCCGGGCCAAGGACGCACCGACGGAGAAGGTCGACGTGGTGGGCGGGCTCCTGCTCGCACTGGCACTGGGCCTCGCCGTCGTCGGGCTCTACAACCAGACACCCGACGGCAAGCAGATGCTGCCGAGCTACGGCCTGCCGGTGCTGGCCGCCGCAGCCGTCGCCGCCGTCGCGTTCTTCGTGTGGGAGAAGTTCGCCACCACCCGGCTCATCGAACCCGCCGGGGTGCGGTTCCGGCCGTTCCTGGCGGGCCTGGGTGCCTCGCTGTGTGCTGGCGCAGCGCTGATGGTGACGCTGGTCAACATCGAGCTGTTCGCGCAGGGGGTGCTCCGTAAGGAGCAGAGCGAAGCGGTCTTCATGCTGCTCTGGTTCCTCGGCGCACTGCCGGTCGGCGCGCTGCTGGGCGGCTGGCTGGCCACCAGGATCGGCGACCGCATTGTCGCGTTCGCCGGCCTGATGATCGCCGCCGCCGGCTACTGGCTGATCTCGCACTGGACCATCGACGTGTTGACCGCGCACCACGACCTGGGGTTCGTGCAGCTGCCCACCTTCGACAGCGACCTCGCGGTCGCCGGGCTGGGGCTGGGCCTGGTCATCGGCCCGCTGACCTCAGCGACCCTGCGGGTGGTTCCGGCCGCCCAGCACGGCATCGCGTCGGCGTCGGTGGTGGTCGCCCGCATGATCGGCATGCTGATCGGTATCGCGGCGCTGTCGGCGTGGGGTCTGTACCGCTTCAGCCAGTTCCAAGCAGAACGACTGGCCGCGATCCCACTGCCGCCGAACACCTCACCCACCGACATGCTCGTTGCCCAGGGCAAACGGGTGGAACAGGCGATGACCGAGGCCTACGTGTTGCAGTACGGCGAGATCTTCACGATCACCGCGGTGGTGTGCGTGGTCGGAGCGGTGCTGGGTCTGCTGATCGCGGGCAGGAACGAACACGCCGAGGAGCCGGCGGACGAGGCTCAGCAGCGCTCGAGTCCGCGGCCCATCAGCTGA
- a CDS encoding LppX_LprAFG lipoprotein, with protein MQTRLLAIFAALFTTVALVAGCSGSSSEDTGKELPDAAALLAESSATTKGQTSAHLKLTVQGQIPDLPVESLEGDLTQAPAVAAKGTANIIFLGQRLNDVEFVVSDGDLYAAITAGGALSNFGPASDIYDVAAILNPDVGLANVLANFSDPTADGRETIEGVQTVRVTGQVSADAVNKIAPQIAATGPVPGTAWIAEEGAHELMQARLEPTPGNSVTMTLSKWGEPVTVDKPAV; from the coding sequence ATGCAGACCCGCCTGTTGGCGATCTTCGCCGCCCTTTTCACCACCGTCGCACTGGTCGCCGGTTGTTCCGGTTCGTCCTCCGAGGACACCGGCAAGGAACTGCCCGACGCCGCCGCCCTGCTGGCGGAGTCCAGCGCGACCACCAAGGGGCAGACCAGCGCGCACCTGAAGCTGACCGTGCAGGGCCAGATCCCCGACCTGCCGGTCGAGTCGCTGGAGGGCGACCTGACGCAGGCCCCCGCGGTAGCCGCCAAGGGCACCGCGAACATCATCTTCCTGGGCCAGCGGCTCAACGACGTGGAGTTCGTGGTCTCCGACGGAGATCTCTACGCCGCGATCACCGCAGGCGGCGCACTGTCGAACTTCGGTCCCGCCTCCGACATCTACGACGTGGCCGCGATCCTGAACCCGGACGTCGGCCTGGCCAACGTGCTGGCCAACTTCTCCGACCCGACCGCCGACGGCCGCGAAACGATCGAGGGCGTGCAGACCGTCCGGGTCACCGGTCAGGTCAGCGCCGACGCGGTCAACAAGATCGCCCCGCAGATCGCCGCCACCGGCCCGGTGCCGGGCACCGCGTGGATCGCCGAGGAGGGCGCGCACGAGCTGATGCAGGCCCGCCTGGAGCCCACCCCGGGTAACAGCGTGACGATGACGCTGTCCAAGTGGGGCGAGCCGGTCACCGTCGACAAACCCGCGGTGTGA